Proteins encoded in a region of the Pseudochaenichthys georgianus chromosome 20, fPseGeo1.2, whole genome shotgun sequence genome:
- the LOC117465909 gene encoding uncharacterized protein: MMLWISCMLIGYITCRPIQQETAAPRFMHWPPPSSYRYWGRRARSDPGSSSYLPVVPVLRSNNAPELPALLEASSSAGPGNYRAPNVYRSPNMAVVKDDYASLKDERYNSPVVREPEVAYAASRYDTSAPEDNVGSYYNFKDASWMDGRYNNPQVSEPEVAYAGNGYNRNIQVVDYGSSARPGLSSEPEPVFSEVAGPALLEASSSAGPGNYRAPNFYRSPNMAVVKDDDASLRDERYNSPVVREPEVAYPASRYDTRAPEDNVGSYYNFKDASWMDGRHNNPQVSEPEVAYAGNGYNGNVQVVDYGSLARPGLSSEPAGEEEPEPVFSEVAGLEPVSSFSSRSRYQRKRSQVAQTRYIPGEPVPWHAPNKYVF, from the exons AT GATGTTGTGGATTTCCTGCATGCTTATTGGCTACATAACCTGTCGTCCTATACAACAAG AAACTGCTGCTCCACGCTTCATGCATTGGCCACCCCCTTCTAGCTATCGGTATTGGGGAAGAAGGGCCAGATCTGACCCGGGCAGCAGCTCCTATCTACCAGTTGTACCCGTACTGAGATCTAACAACGCTCCTGAACTTCCCGCTCTTCTAGAGGCCAGTTCCAGTGCTGGCCCTGGCAATTACAGGGCTCCAAATGTCTACCGCAGCCCTAACATGGCTGTGGTTAAAGATGACTATGCTAGTTTAAAGGACGAACGCTATAACAGCCCTGTGGTTCGTGAACCTGAGGTTGCTTATGCAGCATCTAGATATGACACCAGTGCTCCAGAGGACAATGTTGGTAGCTATTATAATTTTAAAGATGCTAGTTGGATGGATGGGCGCTATAACAACCCTCAGGTCAGTGAGCCTGAGGTTGCATATGCAGGGAATGGGTATAACCGCAATATTCAAGTTGTCGACTATGGTAGCTCAGCTAGGCCTGGTTTGAGCTCTGAACCTGAGCCAGTCTTCAGCGAGGTGGCTGGTCCCGCTCTTCTAGAGGCCAGTTCCAGTGCTGGCCCTGGCAATTACAGGGCTCCAAATTTCTACCGCAGCCCTAACATGGCTGTGGTTAAAGATGACGATGCTAGTTTAAGGGACGAACGCTATAACAGCCCTGTGGTTCGTGAACCTGAGGTTGCTTATCCAGCATCTAGATATGACACCAGAGCTCCAGAGGACAATGTTGGTAGCTATTATAATTTTAAAGATGCTAGTTGGATGGATGGGCGCCATAACAACCCTCAGGTCAGTGAGCCTGAGGTTGCATATGCAGGGAATGGGTATAACGGCAATGTTCAAGTTGTCGACTATGGTAGCTTAGCTAGGCCTGGTTTGAGCTCTGAACCTGCTGGTGAAGAGGAACCTGAGCCAGTCTTCAGCGAGGTGGCTGGTCTAGAGCCAGTCTCCTCCTTTAGCTCGCGTTCGAGATACCAACGCAAAAGGTCACAAGTTGCTCAAACCCGCTACATCCCAGGAGAGCCTGTTCCCTGGCACGCTCCAAACAAATATGTCTTCTAA